From the Clarias gariepinus isolate MV-2021 ecotype Netherlands chromosome 3, CGAR_prim_01v2, whole genome shotgun sequence genome, one window contains:
- the fam49al gene encoding CYFIP-related Rac1 interactor A isoform X2 has product MGNLIKVLGKDLENCPHFFLDFENAQPTEAETAVWNQVSAVLEEAHGILAELQSYSGAGQEIREAIQNPNDLQLQERAWNAVCPLVAKLKRFYEFSLRLENALRSLLEALTSPPYAPMQHLEREQALAKQFAEILHFTLSFDELKMTNPAIQNDFSYYRRTISRNRLNNQQLEAENEVNNEMANRMSLFYAEATPMLKTLSNATTKFVSENKTLPIEDTTDCLSTMACVCRVMLETPEYRCRFTNTDTMLFCMRVMVGVIILYDHVHPVGAFAKTSKIDMKGCIKVLREQPSNSVEGLLNALRYTTRHLNDDSTSKHIRALLQ; this is encoded by the exons ATGGGGAACCTCATTAAGGTCCTTGGCAAGGATTTAGAGAACTGTCCACATTTTTTTCTGGACTTTGAAA ATGCCCAGCCCACGGAAGCAGAGACGGCCGTTTGGAATCAAGTCAGCGCGGTTCTGGAGGAGGCTCACGGTATTCTAGCAGAGTTACAGTCCTACAGCGGAGCAGGGCAAGAGATAAGAGAG GCTATTCAGAACCCCAATGACCTCCAGCTTCAAGAGAGAGCCTGGAATGCTGTGTGCCCCCTGGTGGCCAAGCTGAAACGATTCTATGAATTTTCACTCAGGTTAG AAAATGCCCTGCGCAGCCTTTTGGAAGCACTGACAAGCCCACCGTACGCTCCCATGCAGCACCTGGAGCGAGAACAGGCTCTGGCAAAACAGTTTGCAGAGATCCTGCACTTTACTCTCAGCTTTGATGAACTGAAG ATGACAAATCCAGCCATTCAGAATGACTTTAGCTACTACAGGAGGACCATAAGCAGGAATCGACTGAACAACCAGCAG TTAgaggcagaaaacgaagtcaatAACGAAATGGCCAATCGGATGTCTCTGTTTTACGCAGAAGCGACACCCATGCTGAAAACCTTAAGCAATGCCACAACTAAGTTTGTGTCAGAG AACAAGACTTTGCCTATTGAAGACACCACAGATTGCCTGAGCACTATGGCCTGCGTGTGCCGGGTCATGCTGGAGACTCC GGAATACCGGTGCCGTTTCACCAACACAGACACTATGCTGTTCTGCATGCGTGTCATGGTGGGCGTCATTATCCTCTATGATCACGTTCACCCCGTGGGTGCCTTCGCTAAAACCTCCAAGATTGAc atgaagGGCTGCATCAAGGTGTTGAGAGAGCAACCTTCAAACAGTGTGGAGGGACTGCTGAATGCACTGAG GTACACAACAAGACATCTAAATGATGACAGCACCTCGAAACATATCCGTGCCCTGCTTCAATGA
- the fam49al gene encoding CYFIP-related Rac1 interactor A isoform X1: protein MGNLLKVLTCAELEHGPIVFLDFEHAQPTEAETAVWNQVSAVLEEAHGILAELQSYSGAGQEIREAIQNPNDLQLQERAWNAVCPLVAKLKRFYEFSLRLENALRSLLEALTSPPYAPMQHLEREQALAKQFAEILHFTLSFDELKMTNPAIQNDFSYYRRTISRNRLNNQQLEAENEVNNEMANRMSLFYAEATPMLKTLSNATTKFVSENKTLPIEDTTDCLSTMACVCRVMLETPEYRCRFTNTDTMLFCMRVMVGVIILYDHVHPVGAFAKTSKIDMKGCIKVLREQPSNSVEGLLNALRYTTRHLNDDSTSKHIRALLQ from the exons ATGGGGAATCTCCTGAAAGTGCTGACTTGCGCCGAACTTGAGCATGGCCCAATAGTTTTCCTTGACTTTGAAC ATGCCCAGCCCACGGAAGCAGAGACGGCCGTTTGGAATCAAGTCAGCGCGGTTCTGGAGGAGGCTCACGGTATTCTAGCAGAGTTACAGTCCTACAGCGGAGCAGGGCAAGAGATAAGAGAG GCTATTCAGAACCCCAATGACCTCCAGCTTCAAGAGAGAGCCTGGAATGCTGTGTGCCCCCTGGTGGCCAAGCTGAAACGATTCTATGAATTTTCACTCAGGTTAG AAAATGCCCTGCGCAGCCTTTTGGAAGCACTGACAAGCCCACCGTACGCTCCCATGCAGCACCTGGAGCGAGAACAGGCTCTGGCAAAACAGTTTGCAGAGATCCTGCACTTTACTCTCAGCTTTGATGAACTGAAG ATGACAAATCCAGCCATTCAGAATGACTTTAGCTACTACAGGAGGACCATAAGCAGGAATCGACTGAACAACCAGCAG TTAgaggcagaaaacgaagtcaatAACGAAATGGCCAATCGGATGTCTCTGTTTTACGCAGAAGCGACACCCATGCTGAAAACCTTAAGCAATGCCACAACTAAGTTTGTGTCAGAG AACAAGACTTTGCCTATTGAAGACACCACAGATTGCCTGAGCACTATGGCCTGCGTGTGCCGGGTCATGCTGGAGACTCC GGAATACCGGTGCCGTTTCACCAACACAGACACTATGCTGTTCTGCATGCGTGTCATGGTGGGCGTCATTATCCTCTATGATCACGTTCACCCCGTGGGTGCCTTCGCTAAAACCTCCAAGATTGAc atgaagGGCTGCATCAAGGTGTTGAGAGAGCAACCTTCAAACAGTGTGGAGGGACTGCTGAATGCACTGAG GTACACAACAAGACATCTAAATGATGACAGCACCTCGAAACATATCCGTGCCCTGCTTCAATGA